In Persicimonas caeni, a single window of DNA contains:
- a CDS encoding recombinase family protein, producing the protein MTESAILRPPKITERHVNQLVVVYVRQSTLQQLEEHQESTRRQYALAKRARRWGWSDDQILTIDDDLGTSGASIQGRQGLQKLMQEVRCGHVGLILALELSRYARCCLDWYRLLELCAQYDTLIAENDVVYEPCDPNDRMLLGVKATMSETELHIMKQRLEDGKLAKAKRGELVFDVPRGYVWSVDEEIIKDPDAQVRRVIELIFEVFERRRTIGGVCRYLEAHDIKLPHRRDSFGHLAHLGPLEWHKATNSAVSNLLRHPIYAGAYVYGRRQRPSNAGFGSRGEPGRVRVDQGQWLVLLKANHPAYIDWKTYERNVEQLEDNKPAVKGYAQNGQALLGGLVLCGGCGWRMSLHYKDPQTWRYECENYKTKAKDGCRSFSGMSLDELIETLVLQALEPAAIEMSLRVIEEAEKEREKLRELWEQKLERARYRAQRAFEQYGSTRETVWWPRPSKIAGKRRWRKKNESDATTPAKKPSGRRRFLANKPKKYAVWPKICRPCGMPRRRSPKSAKKSCARSSTKFTRRSKAKPSDSASRSTGPEVTAQRPSCNGRCRAGSN; encoded by the coding sequence ATGACGGAGTCCGCGATTCTGCGCCCACCCAAGATCACCGAGCGACATGTCAACCAGCTGGTGGTGGTCTATGTACGGCAATCAACTCTCCAGCAGCTCGAGGAGCATCAAGAGTCGACGCGTCGACAGTATGCGCTCGCCAAACGCGCTCGTCGGTGGGGATGGAGCGATGATCAGATTTTGACCATCGACGACGATCTGGGCACAAGCGGAGCAAGCATCCAGGGAAGGCAAGGTCTCCAGAAACTCATGCAGGAGGTGCGTTGTGGGCATGTCGGGCTGATTCTGGCCCTGGAGTTGTCTCGCTACGCCCGGTGCTGCCTGGACTGGTATCGTCTCCTGGAACTGTGTGCCCAGTACGATACGCTTATTGCCGAAAATGACGTGGTCTACGAGCCCTGCGACCCCAATGACCGCATGCTATTGGGAGTCAAAGCGACGATGTCGGAGACAGAGCTTCACATCATGAAGCAGCGACTCGAGGACGGCAAGCTGGCCAAGGCCAAGCGGGGCGAGCTCGTCTTTGATGTGCCGCGTGGTTACGTATGGAGTGTCGACGAGGAGATCATCAAAGACCCCGACGCCCAGGTGCGCCGGGTCATCGAACTGATCTTCGAGGTGTTCGAGAGGCGGCGCACCATCGGTGGTGTGTGTCGATATCTCGAGGCGCACGACATCAAGCTTCCGCATCGTCGCGACAGCTTCGGGCATCTGGCCCACCTGGGCCCGCTTGAGTGGCACAAGGCGACGAACTCGGCGGTGAGCAACCTTTTGCGGCACCCGATTTATGCGGGGGCCTATGTCTACGGGCGGCGCCAGCGGCCCTCGAACGCCGGGTTCGGGAGTCGAGGCGAGCCAGGCCGGGTCCGAGTCGACCAGGGGCAGTGGCTCGTGTTGCTCAAAGCCAATCACCCCGCCTACATCGACTGGAAGACCTACGAGAGAAACGTGGAACAACTCGAGGACAACAAACCGGCCGTGAAGGGATATGCGCAAAATGGCCAAGCGCTGCTGGGAGGACTGGTCCTTTGTGGCGGGTGCGGCTGGCGGATGAGCCTGCACTATAAAGACCCACAAACGTGGCGCTACGAATGCGAAAACTACAAGACGAAGGCCAAAGATGGCTGTCGCTCCTTCAGTGGGATGTCGCTCGACGAGCTGATCGAAACGCTTGTGTTGCAGGCTCTGGAGCCAGCAGCCATCGAAATGAGTTTGAGGGTTATCGAGGAGGCCGAGAAGGAAAGAGAAAAGCTAAGAGAGCTGTGGGAGCAAAAGCTCGAGCGGGCGCGCTATCGCGCCCAACGAGCATTCGAGCAGTATGGGTCGACCCGAGAAACCGTCTGGTGGCCCAGACCCTCGAAGATCGCTGGCAAGAGGCGCTGGAGGAAGAAGAACGAATCCGACGCGACTACGCCCGCCAAAAAGCCGAGTGGCAGACGCCGCTTCCTGGCGAACAAGCCGAAGAAATACGCCGTCTGGCCCAAGATCTGCCGGCCCTGTGGCATGCCGAGGAGACGCTCCCCAAAGAGCGCCAAGAAATCGTGCGCGCGATCGTCGACGAAATTCACGCGCAGGTCGAAGGCGAAACCGAGCGACTCCGCGTCGAGGTCCACTGGGCCGGAGGTGACCGCACAGCGGCCATCATGCAACGGCCGGTGCAGAGCTGGAAGCAATTGA
- a CDS encoding recombinase family protein, protein MQSWKQLSYYDELVDRISRLFEAGKSDAQISERLNEQGYRTAEARPFTRAALTSLRYNLGLKRAQSSKPTDLLNLAEDEWTTDQLAERLQMPRASLYNWIRSQKVNAEKRAAQKRKIWVITADQAELQRLEALREQGTSR, encoded by the coding sequence GTGCAGAGCTGGAAGCAATTGAGCTACTACGACGAGCTTGTCGATAGGATCAGCCGGCTCTTCGAAGCCGGCAAAAGCGATGCCCAGATAAGTGAGCGGCTAAACGAGCAGGGGTATCGAACCGCCGAAGCCCGCCCATTTACGCGGGCAGCGCTCACATCATTGCGCTACAACCTCGGGCTGAAGCGCGCACAGTCGAGCAAGCCGACCGACCTCCTCAATTTAGCCGAGGATGAGTGGACGACCGACCAACTGGCCGAAAGACTCCAGATGCCGCGAGCGTCACTCTACAACTGGATCCGAAGCCAGAAGGTCAATGCCGAAAAGCGAGCCGCTCAGAAGCGCAAGATATGGGTCATCACCGCCGATCAAGCTGAACTCCAGCGTCTTGAAGCCCTCAGAGAGCAAGGAACGAGTCGCTAA
- a CDS encoding SPFH domain-containing protein: MLSQILPWVTVVNEYERVAVFRLGRIVGYRGPGVVWRLPFIERFQKVDSRIVTVDVEPQECISRDNVPVTVNAVVYYRVEHPDKAIVNVKNYHRATIEIAQTSLRSTIGRRTLDELLSEVVEVADDLKRVIDVATDEWGVKVSRTEIKDIRVPDEMRKAMAKEAEAERERRAMIIRAQGEQEAADRLVQAAKLLDQTPTGFKMRYLQTLLQVAEEGNTIVFAPGDMGAANAAVAAADLHKSNKRVSGPPEHPKV, encoded by the coding sequence GCATCGTGGGCTACCGCGGCCCGGGCGTCGTCTGGCGCCTGCCGTTCATCGAGCGCTTTCAAAAGGTCGACAGCCGCATCGTCACCGTCGACGTCGAGCCGCAGGAGTGCATCAGCCGCGACAACGTGCCGGTGACGGTCAACGCGGTCGTCTACTACCGCGTCGAGCACCCCGACAAGGCGATCGTCAACGTCAAGAACTACCACCGCGCGACCATCGAAATCGCCCAAACCTCGCTGCGCAGCACCATCGGCCGGCGCACCCTCGACGAGCTGTTGAGCGAGGTCGTCGAAGTCGCCGACGACCTCAAACGGGTCATCGACGTGGCCACCGACGAGTGGGGCGTCAAGGTCTCGCGCACCGAGATCAAGGACATCCGCGTACCCGACGAGATGCGCAAGGCGATGGCCAAGGAGGCCGAGGCCGAGCGCGAGCGCCGCGCGATGATCATCCGCGCCCAGGGCGAGCAGGAGGCCGCCGACCGCCTCGTCCAGGCCGCCAAGCTGCTCGACCAGACGCCCACCGGCTTCAAGATGCGCTACCTGCAGACGCTCCTGCAGGTCGCCGAAGAGGGCAACACCATCGTGTTTGCCCCCGGCGACATGGGCGCAGCCAACGCCGCGGTGGCGGCAGCCGACTTGCACAAGTCGAATAAACGCGTCTCCGGGCCGCCCGAGCACCCGAAGGTCTGA